The Streptomyces tendae DNA segment GGGGAGCGCCGGGCCGATCGCCGCCCAGAAAGGCGGCAGCATCGGGGCGGGGAAGGCGCCGCCCGCGCTCGGGTTGCCGGCGATCACCACGAGCAGGATCGCCAGTCCGATGCCCACGATGTCGAAGAGTCCCTCCAGCGCGAGGGTCGCCACGCCGACGCCGAAGGTGGTCAGGGCACCCAGACCCCACAGGGCGGCCACGCTCCCGGGGAGCGCGCCGAGGATCGGCCCCACGATCACCGCGCCCCCCAGGCCCCCGAGGACGCCGGTCAGGGCCATGGCGCCGATCCGGATCACCGCGCGGCGCGGATTGGCCGGCTTGGCCCCCGCACTGATCGCCAGGATCGAAGCGCACAGATAGCCGCCCACGCACCAGCCCACCACCAGGTAGAAGGACGTCAGGCCGTCGAAGTCGTCCGGGGAGGCAGGAGCCACGTCGACGGTGCGCACCGTGCGCCGCTCGGCGTGTTCCACTTCGCGCAGGAGGCTGTTCAGGGAGTTGGAGAGGGCGCTGCCGGCACCGGAGGCGACGAGCAGCGTGTCCTCGGTGCCGCGGGGGTCCACGATCAGCGCGCCGTCGGCCTCGCGGTTCAGGATCTGCTGCCGCGCGGTCGCCTCGTCCTTCACCGTCCGCGGGTCCAGCGGGGAGCCGGGCAGCTGCTTCAGCGTGGTCACCGTCCGCTCGGCGGCGGGGGGCGGTGCGACGACCCCGAAGGCCGCGTCGCGCAGTTTCGGATGGTGCAGCGCTCCGACGTAGGAGGCGATGAACAGCAGCATGAGCGCGATCACGCCGAGCACGAGCAGGGCGGCCCGGGGGGTGACGGCGTCGTGCACCTCGCCGAGGAACGAGCGCGGGCGGGTCCCGAGGCCGGTGCTCTGTGTCATGTCCCCACGGTCCGGGGGAGCAGGTGTTTGCGCAGGTGGGAAGGGGCCGAACGGATGTCGCACACTCATTCGAAAATTGGTCTATGGTGGGGGTGAGGTGACTGGGAACAGTTGTTCGA contains these protein-coding regions:
- a CDS encoding DUF3533 domain-containing protein; translated protein: MTQSTGLGTRPRSFLGEVHDAVTPRAALLVLGVIALMLLFIASYVGALHHPKLRDAAFGVVAPPPAAERTVTTLKQLPGSPLDPRTVKDEATARQQILNREADGALIVDPRGTEDTLLVASGAGSALSNSLNSLLREVEHAERRTVRTVDVAPASPDDFDGLTSFYLVVGWCVGGYLCASILAISAGAKPANPRRAVIRIGAMALTGVLGGLGGAVIVGPILGALPGSVAALWGLGALTTFGVGVATLALEGLFDIVGIGLAILLVVIAGNPSAGGAFPAPMLPPFWAAIGPALPPGAGTWTARSIAYFNGNAVTGPLLVLSAWALAGSVVTLLTALPRRERRPA